A genomic segment from Flavobacterium sp. 9R encodes:
- a CDS encoding carboxypeptidase regulatory-like domain-containing protein produces MRKLNILFFVCITLFVACSEEQIDDAGKGIVKGRVVNKVSFEPIANAKISSSPVTSTVFTDSEGYFTINDVPAGEYSFQAQKEGYLAKFEPANVTLNSTSQIVFELSVSSVNNKAPDVPVLTAPNDNATNQSIATKLTWTATDVDKDPLTYSVTLKNAATDVTTTYPDLKTASLDLTNLSYYTKYFWQVSVSDGINKPVNSVTFSFTTLPFPDGRYLFVKKINSNNVIFTANDNGEQLQISSANSNCYRPRRNNNSGKIAYISSDGSQNHIYTMNNDGSSIKKVTNTVPIAGFNMEHVGYSWNTTGNQIIYPNFDKLYKINADGTGLTQIYQTPNGKFISECVWSNDENSIVLKVNNNIGYEVEVFVISASGVVQYSVLSGISGAVSGLDITVDNSKIVYTRDVSGFQNLDYRRLDSRIFTFNTSTKVNTELVSNKLAGFNDLDVRFSPNQAEVIYVNTSNDGISSNNIQKISLANVESRVVLFSGASMPDWK; encoded by the coding sequence ATGAGAAAATTAAATATACTATTTTTTGTTTGTATAACTTTATTCGTTGCTTGTAGTGAGGAACAAATAGATGATGCAGGTAAAGGAATTGTAAAGGGCAGAGTTGTAAACAAAGTAAGTTTTGAACCCATTGCAAATGCAAAAATATCCTCTAGTCCAGTAACAAGTACTGTATTTACGGATAGTGAAGGCTATTTCACTATTAATGATGTTCCCGCTGGAGAATATTCATTTCAGGCTCAAAAAGAAGGTTATCTAGCAAAATTTGAACCTGCAAATGTTACCTTAAACTCAACTAGTCAAATTGTATTTGAACTATCAGTGTCTTCTGTTAATAACAAAGCTCCTGATGTACCTGTGTTAACCGCCCCAAATGATAATGCAACAAATCAATCCATAGCAACAAAACTTACTTGGACAGCGACAGACGTTGATAAGGACCCTTTAACTTATTCAGTTACTTTAAAAAATGCAGCTACTGATGTCACAACAACGTATCCTGATTTAAAAACAGCAAGTTTAGACTTGACTAATTTAAGTTATTATACGAAATATTTTTGGCAAGTATCTGTCTCTGATGGTATTAATAAGCCAGTTAACAGTGTGACTTTTTCGTTTACTACTTTGCCTTTTCCCGATGGGAGGTATTTGTTTGTTAAAAAAATAAATTCCAATAATGTAATTTTTACAGCAAACGATAATGGAGAGCAACTACAAATCTCCTCTGCAAACAGTAATTGTTATCGTCCTCGAAGAAATAATAATTCTGGTAAAATTGCTTACATAAGTTCTGACGGTTCGCAAAATCATATTTACACAATGAATAACGATGGTTCATCTATAAAAAAAGTTACGAATACAGTTCCTATTGCTGGATTTAATATGGAGCATGTTGGCTATAGTTGGAATACAACGGGAAATCAAATTATTTATCCAAACTTTGATAAGCTTTATAAGATTAATGCTGATGGAACAGGGCTCACACAAATCTATCAAACACCAAATGGGAAGTTTATTTCGGAATGTGTTTGGAGTAATGATGAAAATTCTATTGTATTAAAAGTTAACAACAACATCGGTTATGAAGTAGAAGTGTTTGTAATTTCTGCTTCAGGAGTTGTTCAGTATTCTGTTTTATCTGGTATTAGTGGTGCAGTTAGTGGGTTAGACATAACTGTGGATAATAGTAAGATCGTATATACTCGCGACGTTTCAGGTTTTCAGAATTTAGATTACCGCCGATTGGACTCTCGAATTTTTACTTTTAATACGTCTACAAAAGTAAATACTGAGTTGGTTAGTAATAAATTGGCAGGATTTAATGATTTGGATGTTCGTTTTTCTCCAAATCAAGCCGAAGTAATTTATGTCAATACTTCAAATGATGGTATTTCATCAAATAATATTCAAAAGATAAGTTTGGCAAATGTAGAATCAAGAGTTGTCTTATTTTCAGGTGCCTCTATGCCTGATTGGAAATAA
- a CDS encoding OmpA family protein — MIVRCFLLWCSLNFYTLSAQDKLVLFFNSNEDVINEESQKNFNTWLYNAKEIEVTNIHGYCDSIDVKIYNMHLSKRRVDNVLALLKTNKVMLSKNIQFSFLGENFLQSKILSENRKVEILFHKVQPTTAKNEEYKKSAIELNLSKAYVGDLLKLDNINFLNLSDQLLPESKPALLELISVMKKTKDLEIEIQGHICCQKKEGQYDVSEARAKRIYDILIENGIKKERLSYKGFGSKKPIYPLPEKDEYERIANRRVEILIVKK, encoded by the coding sequence ATGATTGTAAGATGTTTTTTATTATGGTGCAGTTTAAATTTCTATACATTATCCGCTCAGGACAAATTAGTTTTGTTTTTTAATTCTAATGAGGATGTAATTAATGAAGAATCCCAAAAGAATTTCAATACTTGGCTTTACAATGCTAAAGAAATTGAAGTAACCAATATCCACGGGTATTGTGATAGTATTGATGTCAAAATTTATAATATGCATTTGTCTAAGAGAAGAGTTGATAATGTCCTTGCGCTTTTGAAGACAAATAAGGTTATGCTTAGTAAAAATATACAATTTAGTTTTCTTGGCGAGAATTTTCTTCAATCCAAAATCCTAAGTGAGAATAGAAAAGTTGAAATTTTATTTCATAAAGTCCAGCCAACGACAGCTAAAAATGAAGAGTATAAAAAATCAGCTATTGAATTAAATTTAAGCAAGGCTTATGTGGGTGATTTGTTAAAATTAGATAATATTAATTTTTTAAATCTAAGTGATCAATTGTTGCCAGAGTCTAAACCAGCTCTTTTGGAGTTGATTTCTGTTATGAAAAAGACAAAAGATTTAGAAATTGAAATTCAAGGTCATATATGCTGTCAGAAAAAGGAGGGACAATACGATGTTTCGGAGGCAAGGGCCAAGAGAATTTATGATATCTTGATTGAGAATGGAATTAAAAAGGAGAGGCTTTCGTATAAAGGATTTGGTAGTAAAAAACCTATTTATCCATTGCCCGAGAAAGATGAATATGAAAGAATCGCTAATAGAAGAGTTGAGATTTTGATTGTAAAAAAATAG
- a CDS encoding AIR synthase related protein, with amino-acid sequence MSSDTSKRYAQRGVSASKEDVHNAIKNIDKGLFPQAFCKIVPDYLTQDKDYCLIMHADGAGTKSSLAYMYWKETGDISVWKGIAQDALIMNIDDLLCVGATDNILLSSTIGRNKNLIPAEVISAIINGTEELIQELATFGVTIHSTGGETADVGDIVRTIIVDSTVTARMKRSKVIDNANIQAGDVIVGLESFGQATYEKEYNGGMGSNGLTSARHDVFEKYLAAKYPESFDAAVPSELIYSGQVKLTDAVENSPIDAGKLVLSPTRTYAPIIKAILDKYSANEVHGMVHCSGGAQTKILHFVNNLHIIKDNLFPVPPLFQLIQEQSKTDWKEMYQVFNCGHRMELYVPEAIAQDIIAISKSFNVDAKIVGRVAASDSKKLTINSEYGTFEY; translated from the coding sequence ATGAGTTCAGATACTTCTAAACGATATGCACAACGCGGTGTTTCGGCATCCAAAGAAGATGTGCATAATGCTATTAAAAACATCGATAAAGGTTTATTTCCACAAGCATTTTGTAAAATTGTACCCGATTACCTTACCCAAGATAAAGACTATTGCTTGATTATGCATGCCGATGGTGCAGGAACCAAATCCTCACTAGCGTATATGTATTGGAAAGAAACTGGGGATATCTCTGTTTGGAAAGGCATTGCACAAGATGCATTGATTATGAATATTGATGATTTGTTGTGCGTAGGCGCTACTGACAATATTTTACTTTCTTCCACTATCGGAAGAAACAAAAATCTTATTCCTGCTGAGGTTATTTCGGCGATTATTAATGGTACTGAAGAATTAATTCAGGAACTGGCTACTTTTGGGGTGACTATTCATTCTACAGGTGGCGAAACGGCTGATGTTGGAGATATTGTTCGCACTATCATTGTAGATTCAACCGTAACTGCTCGTATGAAACGTTCCAAAGTAATTGATAATGCCAATATTCAAGCTGGTGATGTTATCGTTGGTTTGGAATCTTTTGGTCAAGCCACTTATGAAAAAGAATACAACGGAGGAATGGGAAGTAACGGATTAACTTCTGCCCGTCACGACGTTTTCGAAAAATACTTAGCGGCCAAATATCCTGAGAGTTTCGATGCCGCTGTTCCTTCAGAATTGATTTATTCTGGACAAGTAAAATTGACAGATGCTGTAGAAAATTCTCCTATCGATGCAGGTAAATTGGTCTTATCACCAACCAGAACCTATGCGCCAATTATAAAAGCTATTTTAGATAAATATTCTGCTAACGAAGTGCACGGAATGGTACACTGTAGCGGAGGAGCACAAACTAAAATCCTGCATTTTGTCAATAATTTACACATCATAAAAGACAATTTATTCCCAGTACCGCCTTTGTTTCAACTGATTCAAGAGCAATCCAAAACTGATTGGAAAGAAATGTATCAAGTATTCAATTGTGGGCACCGAATGGAATTGTATGTACCAGAAGCCATTGCACAAGACATTATTGCGATTTCAAAATCGTTTAATGTCGATGCGAAAATTGTAGGTAGAGTAGCAGCTTCGGATTCGAAAAAACTAACCATCAACAGCGAATACGGCACTTTCGAATACTAA
- a CDS encoding GNAT family N-acetyltransferase, with amino-acid sequence MNFDLFSNAILENDRVQLRPLKMDDVTHLLPISLHEPETWEFSLVKADGQANLENYIQLALKAKETQKESPFIVYDKQLEKYAGSTRFYDINFEFKTLQLGYTWYGKDFRGTGLNKHCKYLLLRFAFETLGMERVEFRADANNQRSIAAMKSIGCTVEGVLRSHMPTHTPEIRRDSIILSILKDEWFDMVKMNLEQQL; translated from the coding sequence ATGAACTTTGATTTATTCTCCAACGCTATTTTAGAAAATGACCGAGTGCAATTGCGTCCGCTAAAAATGGATGATGTTACTCATTTATTGCCCATTTCTCTTCACGAACCCGAAACTTGGGAATTCTCGTTAGTAAAAGCCGATGGGCAGGCCAATCTCGAAAACTATATTCAATTAGCTTTGAAGGCAAAGGAAACGCAGAAAGAATCTCCTTTTATCGTTTATGATAAACAATTGGAGAAATATGCAGGAAGTACTCGTTTTTATGATATCAATTTTGAATTCAAAACGCTGCAATTGGGCTACACTTGGTACGGAAAGGATTTTAGAGGAACGGGACTCAACAAGCATTGCAAATATTTGTTGCTTCGTTTTGCTTTCGAGACTTTAGGAATGGAGCGCGTAGAATTTAGAGCCGATGCGAACAATCAACGCAGTATTGCGGCTATGAAAAGTATTGGTTGTACGGTGGAAGGTGTTTTGCGAAGTCATATGCCTACGCATACTCCCGAAATACGAAGAGATAGTATTATTTTGAGTATTTTGAAGGACGAATGGTTTGATATGGTGAAAATGAATTTGGAGCAACAATTGTAA
- a CDS encoding peptidylprolyl isomerase yields MKSKLLFLLFFGIVSINAQVKKVATPAKKPAAKTAINPTKVAPGEGLFANIETNKGTIILALEFQKTPVTVANFVSLAEGTNPYVNKEKLKGKPFYDGLKFHRVIKDFMIQGGDPEGNGSGDPGYKFKDEFTDLKHDKGGILSMANSGPATNGSQFFITHKDTPWLDGKHTVFGHVTEGMNVVNTIEQNDVITKVTITRKGALAKKFNAAKVFTDYYANKAEDAKKQAAIDAENKAKKAALEAEAKKAYEAKFGPVIKAKADYISSVRASGTKTPSGLIYQVIQKGSDVKPVDGSTIYFHYAGYFEDGNMFDSSYEEVNKAYGKFDANRAAQNGYQPFPFVAGKKEGMIPGFIEALSLLHLGEKMIAIMPSNLCYGERGAGGVIPPNANLVFELEIMDKKPETK; encoded by the coding sequence ATGAAATCAAAATTGCTTTTTTTATTATTCTTCGGGATAGTAAGCATCAATGCACAAGTAAAAAAAGTAGCCACTCCTGCTAAAAAACCAGCAGCGAAAACTGCTATTAATCCAACAAAAGTAGCCCCTGGAGAAGGATTATTTGCCAACATCGAAACCAATAAAGGAACGATTATTTTGGCGCTTGAGTTTCAAAAAACTCCGGTTACTGTAGCTAATTTTGTAAGTTTGGCAGAAGGAACTAACCCTTATGTAAACAAAGAAAAATTAAAAGGAAAACCATTTTATGACGGATTAAAATTCCACCGAGTAATCAAAGATTTTATGATTCAAGGTGGTGACCCAGAAGGTAATGGTTCTGGTGACCCAGGATACAAATTCAAAGACGAATTTACCGATTTGAAACACGACAAAGGTGGTATTTTATCTATGGCGAATTCAGGTCCCGCTACCAACGGAAGCCAATTCTTTATTACACACAAAGACACGCCTTGGCTAGACGGAAAGCACACGGTGTTTGGTCACGTAACCGAAGGAATGAATGTAGTAAATACCATTGAACAAAACGATGTAATTACTAAGGTTACCATTACCCGTAAAGGCGCTTTGGCAAAAAAATTCAATGCTGCTAAAGTTTTCACAGACTATTATGCCAATAAAGCAGAGGATGCTAAAAAACAAGCCGCTATTGATGCCGAAAATAAAGCCAAAAAAGCCGCTTTAGAAGCCGAAGCCAAAAAAGCCTATGAAGCAAAATTTGGTCCAGTTATAAAAGCTAAAGCCGATTACATTAGCTCAGTTAGAGCCTCCGGAACAAAAACACCTTCAGGATTAATCTACCAAGTGATTCAAAAAGGAAGCGATGTAAAACCTGTTGATGGGTCGACCATTTACTTTCACTACGCCGGTTATTTTGAAGATGGAAATATGTTTGACAGTAGCTACGAAGAGGTGAACAAAGCCTACGGAAAATTCGATGCGAACCGCGCTGCTCAAAATGGCTACCAACCTTTCCCGTTCGTAGCAGGCAAAAAAGAAGGAATGATTCCTGGATTTATTGAAGCGTTAAGCTTGTTACATTTAGGAGAAAAAATGATTGCTATTATGCCATCTAATTTGTGCTATGGCGAAAGAGGCGCTGGCGGAGTAATTCCACCTAATGCTAATCTTGTATTCGAATTAGAAATAATGGATAAAAAACCAGAAACGAAATAA
- a CDS encoding peptidylprolyl isomerase, whose product MKKRIVLGLLALTTFFSCKNEEKNDLPDGLYAKIETNKGDIILQLAYDKAPVTVANFVTLAEGTNEFITDPNLKNRPYYDGLKFHRVIEDFMIQTGDPLGTGSGDAGYKFKDEFCEFRFDKGGVLAMANNGPTTNSSQFFITHLETPWLDGKHTIFGQVVGNGMEVVNQIKQGDFMKKVTIIRNGEAAKKFNAVKTFHDYYIVEAENQKKLQAELDAYNAKFKAVQDQKVADFKALKAKATKTNTGLEYVITQKSNGKKPAVGANVYIHYAGFLENGTLFDSSIESVSKTFGKFDAARAAAKQYLPIPFEYGKKDGLIPGFIEGIEKLKFGEKATIFIPSNLGYGAQGVGPIPPNANIIFEIELLEKM is encoded by the coding sequence ATGAAAAAAAGAATTGTTCTTGGATTACTAGCCTTAACGACTTTCTTCTCTTGTAAAAATGAAGAAAAAAACGATTTGCCTGATGGTTTATATGCCAAAATTGAAACCAATAAAGGAGATATCATCTTACAACTTGCTTATGATAAAGCACCCGTAACAGTAGCTAATTTTGTAACACTAGCCGAAGGAACCAATGAATTCATTACTGACCCCAATTTGAAAAATCGCCCGTATTATGATGGTTTAAAATTCCACCGTGTTATCGAAGATTTTATGATTCAAACTGGAGACCCTTTAGGAACTGGTTCTGGTGATGCAGGTTACAAATTCAAAGATGAATTTTGTGAATTTAGATTTGACAAAGGTGGTGTTTTAGCAATGGCCAATAATGGACCAACAACCAATAGTAGCCAATTCTTCATTACTCATTTAGAAACACCTTGGTTAGACGGAAAACATACTATTTTCGGTCAAGTTGTAGGCAACGGAATGGAAGTGGTTAACCAAATCAAGCAAGGTGACTTTATGAAAAAAGTAACCATTATCAGAAATGGTGAAGCTGCGAAAAAATTCAATGCTGTAAAAACATTCCACGATTATTATATTGTTGAAGCTGAAAATCAGAAAAAATTACAAGCCGAATTAGACGCTTATAATGCAAAATTCAAAGCCGTACAAGACCAAAAAGTAGCTGATTTCAAAGCCTTGAAAGCAAAAGCTACCAAAACCAATACAGGTTTAGAATACGTAATCACTCAAAAAAGTAATGGTAAAAAACCTGCTGTTGGTGCCAATGTGTACATTCACTATGCTGGGTTTTTAGAAAACGGAACTTTATTTGATAGCAGCATCGAAAGCGTTTCAAAAACTTTCGGAAAATTTGATGCCGCTCGTGCCGCAGCCAAACAATACTTACCAATACCTTTTGAATATGGTAAAAAAGATGGTTTGATTCCCGGATTTATTGAAGGAATTGAAAAATTAAAATTTGGTGAAAAAGCTACTATTTTCATCCCATCTAATTTAGGTTATGGCGCTCAAGGTGTAGGACCAATTCCACCTAATGCTAACATTATTTTCGAAATTGAGTTATTAGAAAAAATGTAG
- the gldI gene encoding gliding motility-associated peptidyl-prolyl isomerase GldI, whose protein sequence is MNSIKNSLLVVLFACFLWSCEQNQEARRPLSQASGSFMKKSIERNKKLVASEEDRIQAVIKKNAGIEFLASKKGYWYHFSKRNMQDTLTPKKGDVAFYDYEVKDLRGNIIYTKEETQPQTYYVDKQNIMMGLRDGIKLMRKKETFVFLFPSHMGYGYHGDNKKIGTNIPLLCTVTLRNFMPEAELKKQEMLRAKALLKQQTIAKDTLNQ, encoded by the coding sequence ATGAACAGTATAAAAAACAGCCTTTTAGTCGTTTTATTCGCTTGCTTTCTTTGGAGTTGTGAACAAAACCAAGAAGCCCGAAGACCGCTTTCGCAAGCTTCAGGAAGTTTTATGAAAAAATCAATAGAGCGCAATAAAAAACTAGTAGCTTCAGAAGAAGACCGAATTCAAGCGGTTATCAAAAAAAATGCTGGAATAGAATTCTTGGCCTCCAAAAAAGGATATTGGTACCATTTTTCGAAAAGAAATATGCAAGATACTCTTACACCAAAAAAAGGAGATGTAGCTTTTTACGACTACGAAGTAAAAGATTTGAGAGGAAATATTATTTACACTAAGGAAGAAACACAACCTCAAACCTATTATGTAGACAAACAAAACATTATGATGGGGCTAAGAGATGGAATAAAACTGATGCGTAAAAAAGAAACTTTTGTATTCTTATTTCCTTCACATATGGGCTATGGCTACCACGGTGACAATAAAAAAATCGGCACTAACATCCCACTATTGTGCACCGTAACTTTACGAAATTTTATGCCCGAAGCCGAACTAAAAAAACAAGAAATGCTTAGAGCCAAAGCTTTATTAAAACAACAAACGATTGCAAAAGATACCCTAAATCAATAA
- a CDS encoding bifunctional oligoribonuclease/PAP phosphatase NrnA — MTIQDIQAVQELLATPKKIAIIPHRGPDGDAMGSTLALYHFLIKINHQPVVIAPNEFPDFLAWLPGSETVEVYEKEREKCTAILNEVELVFTLDFNALHRTGEMETVLKTLTVPFIMIDHHQKPDDYATVMYSDTQFGSTCEMIYNFITYLGQKSSIDKTIATCIYTGILTDSGSFRFPKTTGNTHRIVADLIDLGVENTVIPTLLFDNSSYNRLQLLGRALQNMQLIPEKQTSYITLTQAELNEFHFVKGDTEGIVNYGLSIKGIVFSAIFIENQEEKIIKISFRSQGAFDVNEFARNHFNGGGHINAAGGKSEESLSATVAKFEELVHQLNL; from the coding sequence ATGACAATACAAGATATTCAAGCAGTTCAAGAGTTATTAGCAACACCAAAAAAAATTGCGATTATTCCGCACCGAGGGCCAGACGGCGATGCTATGGGCTCAACCTTGGCGTTGTATCATTTCCTGATTAAAATCAACCACCAACCCGTTGTAATTGCACCCAATGAATTTCCGGATTTTCTGGCTTGGTTACCGGGTTCTGAAACGGTAGAAGTTTACGAAAAAGAAAGAGAAAAATGTACTGCCATCTTAAATGAAGTGGAACTTGTTTTTACTTTAGACTTTAATGCCTTACACCGCACGGGCGAAATGGAAACGGTTTTAAAAACACTGACCGTTCCATTCATTATGATTGACCATCATCAAAAACCTGATGATTATGCCACAGTGATGTATTCGGATACGCAATTTGGTTCTACTTGCGAAATGATTTACAACTTCATTACCTATTTAGGTCAAAAATCAAGTATAGATAAAACCATTGCAACTTGTATTTACACAGGTATTTTAACGGATTCGGGCTCTTTTCGTTTTCCAAAAACAACAGGAAACACGCATCGCATTGTGGCCGATTTGATTGATTTAGGAGTAGAAAATACTGTTATTCCAACTTTGCTTTTCGATAACAGCTCTTATAATCGTTTGCAACTATTGGGAAGAGCTTTGCAGAATATGCAATTGATTCCTGAGAAACAAACTTCTTATATTACCCTTACTCAAGCCGAATTGAATGAATTTCATTTTGTAAAAGGCGACACCGAAGGTATTGTAAATTACGGATTGAGTATCAAAGGAATTGTATTTTCGGCAATTTTTATTGAAAATCAAGAAGAAAAAATCATCAAAATCTCTTTCCGTTCTCAAGGTGCTTTTGATGTCAACGAATTTGCTAGAAACCACTTTAATGGCGGAGGCCACATCAATGCCGCAGGAGGAAAATCTGAGGAATCGCTTAGTGCTACTGTAGCTAAATTTGAAGAATTGGTACATCAACTTAATCTATAA
- a CDS encoding chloride channel protein: MTFDAIKNKGLTLLQWIFVCVVVGFFSGSASAIFLLALEKVTQIRTDNFWIIGFLPLGGFAIGLLYHYYGKSVVKGNNLILEEYDTPQQTIPFRMAPLVLITTLLTHLFGGSAGREGTAVQMGAAISDGIQRMFKWAVIDRKTMLVLGISAGFASVFGTPIAGAIFAIEVLSFKKVTFKTVFLSFAVAFIAYYTVELWPVTHTHYTIPIVPEFSLATIFWTVFASVLFGLAALLFSRSTHFWGLLFNKTIAYSPFRPLVGGCILALVIFNFSVQPYIGLGVPVIVDAFSTANPWYAFLLKILFTGFTLGAGFKGGEVTPLFFVGATLGSSLSLVVPMPIALLAGMGFVAVFSGATHTPIACSLMGIELFGLESGAYIALACIIAYFCSGAVGIYKSQIVKGPKAVLYESIRRKLPFR; this comes from the coding sequence ATGACTTTTGACGCGATAAAAAATAAAGGGCTTACTCTACTCCAATGGATTTTCGTTTGTGTAGTGGTAGGCTTTTTTTCTGGGTCGGCATCAGCGATTTTTTTGTTGGCTTTAGAAAAAGTTACCCAAATTAGAACGGATAATTTCTGGATTATTGGCTTCTTACCTTTGGGTGGATTTGCCATTGGCTTGTTGTACCATTACTACGGAAAATCGGTAGTCAAGGGCAATAATTTAATTTTGGAAGAATACGACACACCGCAACAAACCATACCCTTCAGAATGGCACCTTTGGTTTTGATTACCACTTTACTCACGCATCTTTTTGGAGGTTCTGCGGGACGTGAAGGTACAGCGGTGCAAATGGGAGCAGCGATTTCGGACGGAATTCAGCGTATGTTTAAATGGGCTGTTATTGACCGAAAGACTATGTTGGTTCTCGGTATCAGCGCGGGTTTTGCTTCTGTTTTTGGAACACCAATTGCGGGAGCAATCTTTGCCATCGAAGTACTGAGTTTTAAAAAAGTAACTTTTAAGACTGTGTTTTTGTCTTTTGCAGTGGCTTTCATTGCCTATTACACTGTTGAATTATGGCCGGTAACTCACACTCACTATACCATTCCGATTGTGCCTGAATTTTCGCTTGCTACTATTTTTTGGACGGTTTTCGCAAGCGTTCTTTTTGGACTTGCCGCACTACTCTTTTCGCGTTCGACTCATTTTTGGGGTCTTTTATTTAACAAAACCATTGCTTACTCGCCTTTTCGACCTTTGGTGGGTGGTTGTATTTTGGCTTTGGTGATTTTTAATTTTTCGGTGCAACCTTATATTGGATTAGGAGTACCAGTGATTGTTGACGCTTTTAGTACGGCAAATCCTTGGTATGCTTTTTTATTGAAAATTCTATTTACTGGTTTTACCTTAGGGGCTGGATTTAAAGGAGGAGAAGTAACGCCTTTGTTTTTTGTAGGTGCTACTTTAGGAAGTTCTCTGTCGCTTGTTGTTCCGATGCCCATCGCGCTTTTGGCAGGAATGGGATTTGTGGCTGTCTTTTCTGGTGCCACGCATACACCTATTGCTTGTAGCTTAATGGGAATAGAGCTTTTTGGCTTAGAAAGTGGCGCTTACATAGCTTTGGCGTGTATCATTGCCTATTTTTGTTCAGGAGCAGTAGGGATTTATAAATCGCAAATTGTAAAAGGACCAAAGGCAGTTTTGTATGAGAGCATTAGAAGAAAACTTCCGTTTCGTTAA
- a CDS encoding RidA family protein, whose protein sequence is MKRQNILTGSPWEDKMGYCRAVRIGNIIEVSGTVAIVDGEKVKANDAYAQTLNILERVEKVLEDLNVGMKDVIRTRIFTTDVSTFEDVARAHSTFFKEVKPTTGFYGINQLVAPEYLVEIEFTAIAAE, encoded by the coding sequence ATGAAAAGACAAAATATTTTGACAGGGTCACCGTGGGAGGATAAAATGGGGTACTGTCGTGCGGTTCGTATTGGAAACATCATAGAAGTTTCGGGAACTGTAGCGATTGTGGATGGCGAAAAAGTGAAGGCAAATGATGCGTATGCGCAAACGCTGAACATACTCGAAAGAGTTGAAAAAGTTTTGGAGGATTTGAATGTGGGAATGAAAGATGTGATTAGAACTCGCATTTTTACTACCGATGTTAGCACTTTTGAGGATGTGGCGAGAGCACACTCCACTTTCTTTAAAGAGGTGAAACCTACGACTGGTTTTTATGGCATTAATCAATTGGTCGCGCCAGAATATTTGGTTGAAATTGAATTTACGGCTATTGCGGCTGAATAG